A genomic stretch from Setaria italica strain Yugu1 chromosome VII, Setaria_italica_v2.0, whole genome shotgun sequence includes:
- the LOC101778723 gene encoding uncharacterized protein LOC101778723 isoform X1: MLAGASFVYGRSSCSHARRRLLGRVVGVVAVRRRRRGSDALGAARALFPFAPRKSGGAGTRAAQGGRFAGAESRCGASAEGSRVVVGEERTGGSADASTGGAAAAPEQMSSGRAAPVPEHNGAGASASAGASPTSFVDGGRFFKGPGSFLAGARQSSMPQPWMLPQSSDPATWDKNPTPPGGFTNFIQLHLSQNFHFVGGPAQFAPFKPPRTMEDTPTEEELATPHSSTENSNYVSVDSGDELELPRTEKRILWTQEEDVRLMSSWLHNSTDSSIGADRKNEQYWYVVDTYNETTSSQRRRNAKQAKDRWHKVNKWTDLFHSAWLKARRVFTSGYNDQMWIDKAHVFYVEDNKKLKLGHFVLMDVWYTVRNEAKWITYNNGLKQARKRKSSNKDNEGEDMDNADLEDLEEIPRPMRQKKKAEKAALEKKAKNANRKDVDNTDLEEMNTFGKIQDDEHANRLKVLEVQKKLPSEKIEQAKLAHLAAKEQKEAAEVQMEARKYEVEARMFETYNQPPSRYGRSIDVR; the protein is encoded by the exons ATGCTCGCCGGCGCCTCGTTCGTCTACGGCAGGAGCTCGTGCTCCCACGCGAGGCGACGGCTCCTGGGGCGCGTTGTAGGAGTCGTTGCcgttcgtcgccggcggcggggatccGATGCgctcggcgccgcgcgcgcgctttTCCCTTTCGCGCCCA GAAAATCAGGCGGCGCCGGCACGAGAGCTGCTCAAGGCGGACGCTTCGCGGGAGCGGAGAGCCGCTGCGGCGCAAGCGCGGAAGGCTCTCGTGTCGTCGTCGGTGAGGAAAGAACCGGTGGCAGCGCCGATGCATCCACCGggggagctgcggcggcgccggagcagaTGAGTTCGGGCCGCGCGGCGCCTGTGCCGGAGCACAACGGCGCGGGTGCATCTGCATCTGCTGGAGCTTCACCGACCTCCTTTGTCGACGGGGGCCGCTTCTTCAAAGGCCCCGGCAGCTTCTTAGCCGGCGCCAGGCAAAGCTCCATGCCTCAACCATGGATGCTACCTCAATCTTCAGATCCGGCAACATG GGATAAAAATCCAACACCTCCTGGTGGTTTCACAAACTTTATCCAGCTTCATTTGTCTcaaaattttcattttgttggGGGGCCTGCTCAGTTTGCGCCATTCAAGCCGCCGCGTACTATGGAAGATACACCAACAGAAGAAGAATTGGCCACTCCTCATTCATCAACAGAAAATAGTAATTATGTTAGTGTTGACAGCGGGGATGAGTTGGAGTTACCTAGGACTGAGAAGCGAATCCTTTGGACTCAAGAAGAAGATGTCAGGCTT ATGAGCTCATGGCTGCACAATTCAACGGACTCAAGCATCGGCGCTGATAGGAAGAATGAACAATATTGGTATGTTGTTGACACCTACAATGAGACTACCTCAAGTCAGAGGAGAAGAAATGCTAAGCAAGCGAAGGATCGTTGGCATAAGGTTAATAAATGGACTGACCTCTTCCATAGTGCTTGGTTGAAGGCTCGAAGGGTTTTTACTAGTGGGTATAATGATCAAATGTGGATTGATAAGGCTCATGTTTTCTACGTAGAAGACAACAAAAAGCTCAAGCTGGGGCATTTTGTCTTGATGGATGTATGGTACACAGTCCGAAATGAGGCGAAGTGGATAACATACAACAATGGGTTGAAACAAGCACGCAAAAGGAAGAGTTCAAATAAGGATAATGAAGGAGAGGACATGGACAATGCAGACCTGGAGGATCTGGAAGAAATCCCAAGGCCAatgaggcaaaaaaaaaaagctgaaaAGGCAGCACTTGAAAAGAAGGCTAAAAATGCCAACAGGAAGGACGTTGACAATACAGATCTTGAGGAGATGAATACTTTTGGTAAAATTCAGGATGATGAACATGCAAACCGGCTGAAGGTATTGGAAGTACAAAAGAAGCTACCATCCGAGAAGATTGAACAAGCAAAGCTTGCCCACCTAGCAGCAAAGGAGCAAAAGGAGGCAGCAGAGGTGCAAATGGAGGCAAGAAAGTATGAAGTTGAAGCTAGGATGTTTGAGACATATAACCAACCGCCTTCTCGCTATGGACGTAGCATTGATGTCCGATGA
- the LOC101778723 gene encoding glutathione S-transferase T3 isoform X2, with protein sequence MSSGRAAPVPEHNGAGASASAGASPTSFVDGGRFFKGPGSFLAGARQSSMPQPWMLPQSSDPATWDKNPTPPGGFTNFIQLHLSQNFHFVGGPAQFAPFKPPRTMEDTPTEEELATPHSSTENSNYVSVDSGDELELPRTEKRILWTQEEDVRLMSSWLHNSTDSSIGADRKNEQYWYVVDTYNETTSSQRRRNAKQAKDRWHKVNKWTDLFHSAWLKARRVFTSGYNDQMWIDKAHVFYVEDNKKLKLGHFVLMDVWYTVRNEAKWITYNNGLKQARKRKSSNKDNEGEDMDNADLEDLEEIPRPMRQKKKAEKAALEKKAKNANRKDVDNTDLEEMNTFGKIQDDEHANRLKVLEVQKKLPSEKIEQAKLAHLAAKEQKEAAEVQMEARKYEVEARMFETYNQPPSRYGRSIDVR encoded by the exons aTGAGTTCGGGCCGCGCGGCGCCTGTGCCGGAGCACAACGGCGCGGGTGCATCTGCATCTGCTGGAGCTTCACCGACCTCCTTTGTCGACGGGGGCCGCTTCTTCAAAGGCCCCGGCAGCTTCTTAGCCGGCGCCAGGCAAAGCTCCATGCCTCAACCATGGATGCTACCTCAATCTTCAGATCCGGCAACATG GGATAAAAATCCAACACCTCCTGGTGGTTTCACAAACTTTATCCAGCTTCATTTGTCTcaaaattttcattttgttggGGGGCCTGCTCAGTTTGCGCCATTCAAGCCGCCGCGTACTATGGAAGATACACCAACAGAAGAAGAATTGGCCACTCCTCATTCATCAACAGAAAATAGTAATTATGTTAGTGTTGACAGCGGGGATGAGTTGGAGTTACCTAGGACTGAGAAGCGAATCCTTTGGACTCAAGAAGAAGATGTCAGGCTT ATGAGCTCATGGCTGCACAATTCAACGGACTCAAGCATCGGCGCTGATAGGAAGAATGAACAATATTGGTATGTTGTTGACACCTACAATGAGACTACCTCAAGTCAGAGGAGAAGAAATGCTAAGCAAGCGAAGGATCGTTGGCATAAGGTTAATAAATGGACTGACCTCTTCCATAGTGCTTGGTTGAAGGCTCGAAGGGTTTTTACTAGTGGGTATAATGATCAAATGTGGATTGATAAGGCTCATGTTTTCTACGTAGAAGACAACAAAAAGCTCAAGCTGGGGCATTTTGTCTTGATGGATGTATGGTACACAGTCCGAAATGAGGCGAAGTGGATAACATACAACAATGGGTTGAAACAAGCACGCAAAAGGAAGAGTTCAAATAAGGATAATGAAGGAGAGGACATGGACAATGCAGACCTGGAGGATCTGGAAGAAATCCCAAGGCCAatgaggcaaaaaaaaaaagctgaaaAGGCAGCACTTGAAAAGAAGGCTAAAAATGCCAACAGGAAGGACGTTGACAATACAGATCTTGAGGAGATGAATACTTTTGGTAAAATTCAGGATGATGAACATGCAAACCGGCTGAAGGTATTGGAAGTACAAAAGAAGCTACCATCCGAGAAGATTGAACAAGCAAAGCTTGCCCACCTAGCAGCAAAGGAGCAAAAGGAGGCAGCAGAGGTGCAAATGGAGGCAAGAAAGTATGAAGTTGAAGCTAGGATGTTTGAGACATATAACCAACCGCCTTCTCGCTATGGACGTAGCATTGATGTCCGATGA
- the LOC101779139 gene encoding cyclin-dependent kinase G-2, with translation MAAGRHGGYRDYEARERELDAEGSRRSKEQQNHLGGRHRDADRRRDGGRSRGGRDLANGHGRRRSPPPRSRLAGRLGDREPGEVLSGSASDDSGGRPHRGRENGIPSSSREGESAAASAAAGAAVSSPSKKRKFSPIIWDRDSPKPPHSDASRGKKVVESVPAELPPPPPLPPKDHVPVRLAVEKSPIDVEPTVGTESAEQLPEHENRVAEEEEEYPTMRNISTSRWAGANDDEEDGASPMKKKSASPADSVPGQWKRASPELGEVVVSDISGGRTMSRSSDSGRMGNDEKEDFEVDKDDYMDVDRGQASDSDAEIRMSDTDSEDEARRPETPEPVKAPHRCINMLQGCRSVDEFERLNKINEGTYGVVYRARDKKTNEIVALKKVKMEKEREGFPLTSLREINILLSFHHPSIVDVKEVVVGSSLDSIFMVMEYMEHDLKGVMETMKQPYTQSEVKCLMIQLLEGVKYLHDNWVLHRDLKTSNLLLNNRGELKICDFGLSRQYGSPLKPYTQLVVTLWYRAPELLLGTKEYSTAIDMWSVGCIMAELLAKEPLFNGKTEFEQLDKIFRTLGTPNEKIWPGYAKLPGVKVNFVKQPYNRLRDKFPAASFSGRPILSEAGFDLLNSLLTYDPDKRISADDALKHKWFSEVPLPKSKDFMPTFPALNELDRRTKRYLKSPDPLEEQRLKELQGNIGNRGLFG, from the exons ATGGCCGCTGGGCGCCACGGAGGGTACAGGGATTACGAGGCGAGGGAGCGGGAGCTCGACGCTGAGGGCTCCAGGAGGAGCAAGGAGCAGCAGAACCATCTTGGCGGCCGCCACCGTGACGCggaccgccgccgcgacggcgggcGCAGCAGGGGTGGCAGGGACCTCGCCAACGGCCAcggtcgccgccgctcgcccccgcccAGGAGCCGTCTCGCGGGTAGGCTCGGGGACCGTGAGCCTGGGGAAGTGCTGAGCGGCAGTGCGTCTGATGACTCTGGTGGGAGGCCTCATAGAGGAAGGGAGAATGGCATTCCCAGTTCTAGCAGGGAGGGCGAGTCTGCGGCTGCGTCAGCGGCAGCGGGTGCAGCGGTCTCGTCGCCgagcaagaagaggaaattctcgcctataatttgggacagggATAGCCCAAAGCCGCCACATTCTGATGCATCAAGGGGCAAGAAAGTGGTAGAATCTGTGCCTGCTGagctccctccgcctccgccgttgCCTCCAAAAGACCATGTCCCAGTGAGATTAGCTGTGGAGAAGTCACCTATAGATGTGGAGCCTACTGTTGGTACAGAGAGTGCTGAGCAGTTGCCGGAACATGAGAATAGggtggcagaggaggaagaggagtatCCAACAATGAGGAACATATCAACTTCAAGGTGGGCTGGTGCtaatgatgatgaggaagatggtGCATCAccaatgaaaaagaaaagtgcATCACCTGCAGACTCTGTGCCGGGGCAGTGGAAAAGGGCAAGCCCGGAACTTGGTGAGGTTGTGGTCAGTGATATCTCTGGAGGAAGGACCATGTCTAGGTCATCTGACTCGGGGAGAATGGGTAATGATGAGAAAGAAGATTTTGAAGTAGATAAAGATGACTATATGGATGTTGACAGGGGGCAGGCCAGTGACAGTGATGCAGAAATTAGAATGTCAGATACCGATTCAGAGGATGAAGCACGCAGACCTGAAACCCCTGAACCAGTGAAGGCACCACACAGGTGTATCAATATGCTTCAAGGTTGCAGAAGTGTTGATGAGTTTGAGAGGCTCAACAAAATTAATGAGGGCACATATGGTGTTGTATATAGAGCAAGGGATAAGAAGACAAATGAGATTGTTGCTCTGAAGAAGGTAAAGATGGAGAAAGAGCGAGAAGGTTTCCCGTTAACCTCTCTAAGGGAAATAAATATCCTCTTGTCTTTCCACCATCCTTCGATAGTGGATGTTAAGGAAGTAGTAGTTGGAAGTAGTCTAGATAGTATCTTTATGGTTATGGAGTACATGGAACATGATCTAAAAGGTGTCATGGAGACAATGAAACAACCGTATACCCAAAGTGAGGTCAAATGTTTGATGATTCAACTGTTAGAGGGTGTAAAGTATCTACATGACAATTGGGTACTTCATAG GGATCTGAAGACCTCAAATCTTTTGCTGAATAACCGCGGTGAGTTGAAAATATGTGATTTTGGACTGTCTCGTCAATATGGGAGCCCACTAAAACCTTATACTCAACTGGTTGTGACTTTGTGGTACAG GGCCCCAGAACTATTGCTAGGAACAAAGGAGTATTCTACTGCTATTGATATGTGGTCTGTGGGCTGTATAATGGCGGAGCTTCTGGCCAAAGAACCATTATTCAATGGAAAAACAGAGTTTGAACAGCTAGATAAG ATATTTAGAACACTTGGCACACCTAATGAGAAGATTTGGCCTGGCTATGCCAAATTACCTGGTGTGAAAGTCAATTTTGTCAAACAACC GTATAACAGGCTAAGGGATAAGTTCCCAGCTGCATCTTTTTCTGGGCGACCAATCCTGTCTGAAGCTGGTTTTGATCTGCTCAACAGTCTGCTAACTTATGACCCTGACAAG CGTATATCGGCAGATGATGCTCTGAAGCACAAATGGTTCTCTGAAGTTCCTCTTCCTAAGTCCAAGGACTTCATGCCTACATTCCCTGCGCTTAATGAACTGGACAG GCGTACCAAACGGTACCTGAAGAGCCCTGACCCTCTAGAAGAGCAACGTTTGAAAGAACTGCAAGGGAACATAGGCAACCGtgggctttttggctga